The following are encoded together in the Thermoanaerobaculia bacterium genome:
- a CDS encoding sigma-70 family RNA polymerase sigma factor, producing MAAEPPRIGHDGDANLDRAGSEITRGLAALRRGEAGAFDRLVPLLYDELRRMARGRLRGERSGHTLDTTALVHESYLRLVTQHGLKPEDRAAFFAAASNTMRRILVDHARSRRRQKRGGDLSPMPLEDGDLFPSERAIDETLALEDALGKLEAAHPRAARVFEQRLFGGLELEEIAEAEGISLRTAGRDWQTARAWLRVVVGSDLDGR from the coding sequence ATGGCGGCGGAACCTCCCAGAATCGGCCACGACGGCGATGCGAATCTCGACCGGGCCGGGAGCGAGATCACTCGCGGCCTGGCGGCGCTGCGGCGTGGCGAGGCCGGGGCCTTCGATCGACTGGTTCCGCTGCTCTACGACGAGCTGCGGAGGATGGCCCGAGGCCGCCTGCGCGGGGAGCGCAGCGGGCACACCCTCGACACCACAGCCCTCGTGCATGAGTCCTATCTCCGACTCGTGACGCAGCACGGCTTGAAACCCGAGGATCGGGCGGCGTTCTTCGCCGCCGCGTCGAATACGATGCGCCGGATCCTGGTCGATCATGCGCGCTCCCGGCGGCGGCAGAAACGTGGCGGCGATCTCTCTCCAATGCCGCTCGAGGATGGCGACCTCTTTCCTTCGGAGCGCGCGATCGACGAGACCCTGGCGCTGGAGGATGCCCTCGGGAAGCTCGAAGCCGCTCATCCGCGCGCCGCACGGGTTTTCGAGCAGAGACTCTTCGGAGGGCTGGAGCTCGAGGAGATCGCCGAGGCGGAGGGGATCTCCCTGCGGACCGCCGGGCGCGACTGGCAGACGGCGCGTGCCTGGCTGCGCGTCGTCGTCGGATCGGATCTCGACGGGCGGTGA
- a CDS encoding protein kinase produces MTTDPAPERLIAALRLFGELLDLPLPERAERLESIAVADHELAEQMRAMLRADGPDGALEIERHLAAERAPHDLASDLAPDTRLGEYAIVRRLGRGGMGEVYLATRRRETVEQTVALKLLRRELAEPRAIARFHRECRIQARLNHPAIVPLLDVGIAADGRPFLVMPYVDGRPITDYADGLSLPLGERIRLVAGCCRAVESAHGKLVIHRDIKPSNILIEPDGRLRLLDFGVATALDDDSELTRQAPAPMTPERAAPEQLRGEPASTATDVWGLGVLLYELATGRLPYETRSRDPGAIEREIRERGPTRPSRSVPQGKDAAALAERERLAGRRSTTARRWVRELRGDLEVVLSRALAPEPERRYPSAAALAEDLERLVSGHPVAARADTFAYRARRFAGRHRVAVVVGAAAAVGFVALAVAIAVQSVRLTKERDRATGLERQASAVVELLIGLFGATAPTSGAGVGEISIARLLDSGAAKAEALAAAPGVRQEMLATLGRIRLERSEIAEGLELLERARRVAEENGADLLDPGRLTIELNYTEALARADRGDEARDLLEALAERLEGEARTRPAELAEALAQLSLVVPANEGPAIAERALALRRGLVPPRPVEVAASLDALGNLAFRAGDRTAARERWSEALPILRRELGDDDLRTLSTLNNLAAVTADPADQLPLLEQVVAAQTRILGPEAGPVANTRNNLGVALALLGRYVEAERELRESHRLRVAVLGVDHRESVRTLRNVARIVELGGQPAAALLLFDEVLSRLPATGLPSDAWPPFAAQRAVALWRTGRRGQAEQDLRRVLADLRTAYPTGHDEIATALLAQARFAAESGDAISALADAREALAAREAQYPPGSPRLLEARAEVGRALLLTGQRAEGRQLLETSLPALESWGLLHPDDRAALRAALAATTSG; encoded by the coding sequence ATGACCACCGACCCGGCCCCCGAACGCCTGATCGCCGCACTGCGGCTTTTCGGCGAGCTGCTCGATTTGCCGCTCCCGGAGCGCGCCGAGCGGCTCGAGTCGATCGCCGTCGCCGACCACGAGTTGGCCGAGCAGATGCGTGCGATGTTGCGCGCCGACGGACCGGACGGTGCTCTCGAGATCGAACGCCATCTCGCGGCCGAGCGCGCCCCGCACGACCTCGCGTCCGACCTCGCTCCCGATACGAGGCTCGGAGAGTACGCGATCGTCCGGCGGCTCGGACGCGGTGGCATGGGCGAGGTCTACCTGGCGACCCGGCGGCGCGAGACGGTGGAGCAGACGGTGGCGCTCAAGCTCCTGCGCCGCGAGCTCGCGGAGCCGCGCGCCATCGCCCGCTTCCACCGCGAGTGCCGGATTCAGGCGCGCCTGAACCACCCGGCGATCGTGCCGCTGCTCGATGTCGGCATCGCCGCCGACGGACGGCCGTTTCTCGTCATGCCGTATGTCGACGGTCGGCCGATCACCGACTACGCCGATGGTCTGTCCCTGCCGCTCGGGGAGCGGATCCGACTGGTCGCCGGCTGTTGTCGCGCGGTCGAGTCGGCACACGGCAAGCTCGTAATCCACCGCGACATCAAACCGTCCAATATCCTGATCGAACCGGACGGCCGCCTCCGCCTGCTGGACTTCGGTGTCGCGACGGCGCTCGACGACGACAGCGAGCTCACGCGCCAGGCGCCGGCGCCGATGACGCCCGAGAGGGCCGCTCCGGAGCAGTTGCGCGGCGAACCGGCCTCGACCGCGACCGACGTCTGGGGTCTCGGAGTGCTGCTCTACGAGCTCGCCACCGGGCGCCTGCCCTACGAGACGCGCTCGCGCGACCCCGGTGCGATCGAACGCGAGATCCGCGAGCGCGGTCCGACCCGGCCGAGCCGCAGCGTTCCCCAGGGGAAGGACGCAGCCGCGCTCGCCGAGCGCGAACGGCTCGCGGGGCGGCGCTCGACGACGGCCCGGCGGTGGGTGCGGGAGCTGCGCGGCGATCTCGAAGTGGTTCTTTCCCGTGCGCTGGCGCCGGAGCCCGAGCGTCGCTACCCCTCGGCCGCGGCGCTGGCGGAGGATCTGGAGCGTCTGGTCTCGGGTCATCCGGTCGCCGCGCGCGCGGATACCTTCGCCTACCGCGCGCGCCGTTTCGCCGGCCGGCACCGGGTGGCCGTCGTCGTCGGCGCGGCCGCTGCTGTGGGCTTCGTGGCCCTCGCTGTCGCGATCGCCGTGCAGTCGGTCCGCCTGACGAAGGAGCGCGATCGCGCCACCGGCCTCGAGCGCCAGGCGAGCGCGGTGGTCGAGCTGCTGATCGGCCTGTTCGGCGCCACCGCACCGACGAGCGGTGCGGGCGTCGGCGAGATCTCGATCGCCCGCCTGCTCGATTCCGGTGCGGCGAAGGCCGAGGCGCTCGCCGCCGCGCCCGGCGTGCGGCAGGAGATGCTCGCCACGCTCGGGAGGATTCGTCTCGAACGCAGCGAGATCGCCGAAGGGCTCGAGCTGCTCGAGCGGGCGCGCCGGGTCGCGGAAGAAAACGGCGCCGACCTGCTCGATCCGGGAAGGCTGACGATCGAGCTCAATTACACCGAGGCGTTGGCTCGGGCCGACCGCGGCGACGAGGCCCGCGACCTTCTCGAAGCGCTGGCAGAGAGGCTCGAAGGTGAAGCCCGAACGCGGCCCGCCGAGCTCGCCGAAGCGCTCGCCCAGCTGTCTCTCGTCGTGCCCGCGAACGAGGGTCCGGCGATTGCCGAGCGGGCGCTGGCGCTCCGGCGGGGGCTCGTTCCGCCGCGTCCGGTCGAGGTGGCGGCGAGCCTCGATGCGCTAGGTAACCTCGCCTTCCGCGCCGGGGATCGCACGGCCGCGCGCGAGCGCTGGAGCGAGGCGCTGCCGATCCTGCGCCGCGAGCTGGGCGACGACGACTTGCGGACGTTGTCGACGCTCAACAACCTTGCAGCGGTCACTGCCGATCCTGCGGATCAGCTGCCGCTGCTGGAGCAGGTGGTGGCGGCCCAGACGCGGATTCTCGGCCCCGAGGCCGGGCCTGTCGCCAACACGCGCAACAACCTCGGTGTCGCTCTGGCGCTCCTCGGAAGATACGTCGAGGCCGAGCGCGAGCTGCGCGAGAGCCACCGCCTGCGGGTCGCAGTGCTCGGTGTCGACCATCGCGAGAGCGTCCGCACCTTGCGCAACGTGGCGCGTATCGTCGAGCTCGGCGGCCAGCCGGCCGCGGCGCTTTTGCTCTTCGACGAGGTCCTTTCCCGTCTGCCGGCGACCGGTCTGCCGAGCGACGCCTGGCCGCCTTTCGCGGCGCAACGCGCGGTCGCGCTCTGGCGAACCGGGCGCAGGGGCCAGGCAGAGCAGGATCTGCGCCGAGTTTTGGCGGACCTGCGGACCGCGTATCCCACCGGCCACGACGAGATCGCCACGGCGCTGCTGGCCCAGGCGCGCTTCGCGGCCGAGTCCGGCGATGCGATCTCGGCGCTCGCCGACGCGCGCGAGGCGCTCGCTGCGCGCGAAGCGCAGTACCCTCCCGGGAGTCCCCGGCTCCTCGAGGCCCGCGCCGAGGTCGGGCGAGCGCTCCTCCTCACCGGACAGCGCGCGGAGGGACGCCAGCTACTCGAAACGTCGTTGCCGGCGCTCGAGAGTTGGGGCCTGTTGCACCCGGACGATCGGGCCGCGCTGCGGGCGGCGCTCGCCGCGACGACCTCAGGGTAG
- a CDS encoding ankyrin repeat domain-containing protein, producing the protein MTLFEAAGRWGDELAQALAAGADPNARDERGRTPLHVAARVDAAHVQLLLDAGADPDARDHRGLAPLHFAASVGARTIALLVAAGAAVDPPDENGHTPLLHAIHGAWREAASALLVAGADPRHSDHSGESGLDALSPRLGSGLIDEVWRADAHLHGPDRLGEHLRGLIDQGLEGRILMVLAPRLREGYFSHLGGIDLPLATWHELARDLERWCIERGAWMELVTLFQCGLPLKLPESLASSSFLRQADVYEVCAIPPGEAAYALVGAASGSGRAVPFVLRHAPEAAAAASAALFSLLDVGTWPTNDALEALRSRALRELVEAGADLDAPATSALAAVHRAMGLPRGEQGELLWDDDRDLEARHPSVVSFLSILAGDRRDLPPLLLSADRGSPIVPHLLAAGAQADVIDSAGRGALHYACQRGSGFVRSLEGVTCLLAAGLAVDAADHAGWRPLMLANSPAILEALLLAGARPELSSQECRLLGRAADGQQAAIDAARRG; encoded by the coding sequence TTGACGCTCTTCGAGGCGGCGGGGCGGTGGGGCGACGAGCTCGCGCAGGCGCTCGCTGCCGGCGCCGACCCGAACGCCCGCGACGAGCGTGGCCGCACGCCGCTCCATGTCGCCGCGAGGGTCGACGCCGCCCATGTCCAGCTGCTGCTCGACGCCGGCGCCGACCCCGACGCTCGCGACCACCGGGGCCTCGCGCCGCTGCACTTCGCTGCCAGCGTCGGCGCGCGCACGATCGCACTGCTCGTCGCCGCGGGGGCCGCCGTCGACCCGCCGGACGAGAACGGCCACACGCCGCTGCTCCACGCGATCCACGGCGCGTGGCGCGAAGCGGCTTCGGCGCTCCTGGTCGCCGGAGCGGATCCGCGCCACAGCGACCACAGCGGCGAGAGCGGTCTCGACGCTCTCTCGCCGCGGCTCGGGAGCGGCCTGATCGACGAAGTCTGGCGGGCGGATGCTCATCTTCATGGTCCCGACCGGTTGGGTGAGCACTTGCGTGGCCTCATCGACCAGGGCCTCGAAGGCCGGATTCTCATGGTGCTGGCGCCGCGGCTGCGAGAGGGTTACTTCTCTCATCTCGGCGGCATCGATCTGCCGCTCGCGACCTGGCACGAGCTGGCGCGGGACCTCGAGCGCTGGTGCATCGAACGCGGCGCCTGGATGGAGCTGGTCACCCTCTTCCAGTGCGGGCTGCCGCTGAAGCTGCCGGAGTCGCTCGCCAGCTCGAGCTTCCTGCGACAGGCCGACGTGTATGAGGTCTGCGCCATCCCCCCCGGGGAGGCGGCTTACGCACTGGTGGGCGCCGCCTCCGGCTCCGGACGGGCCGTGCCTTTCGTGCTGCGCCACGCTCCCGAGGCGGCTGCGGCGGCGAGCGCCGCGCTTTTTTCCCTGTTGGACGTCGGCACCTGGCCCACCAATGACGCGCTCGAGGCGCTGCGCAGCCGGGCACTTCGGGAGCTGGTCGAAGCGGGTGCGGACCTCGACGCCCCCGCCACGTCGGCGCTCGCGGCCGTCCACCGGGCGATGGGCCTGCCGCGGGGCGAACAGGGTGAGCTCCTCTGGGACGACGACCGCGACCTCGAGGCTCGCCATCCGTCGGTCGTGAGTTTCCTCTCCATTCTCGCTGGCGATCGCCGGGACCTCCCGCCGCTGTTGTTGTCGGCCGATCGCGGCAGCCCGATCGTGCCGCACCTCCTCGCGGCCGGAGCGCAAGCGGACGTCATCGATAGCGCCGGGCGCGGCGCGTTGCACTACGCCTGCCAGCGCGGCAGCGGGTTCGTGCGCTCGCTCGAGGGAGTGACCTGTCTGCTCGCAGCCGGCCTGGCGGTGGACGCAGCTGACCACGCCGGCTGGCGGCCGCTGATGCTCGCCAACTCTCCCGCGATCCTCGAAGCCCTCCTTCTCGCCGGCGCTCGCCCCGAGCTCAGTTCGCAAGAGTGCCGCCTCCTCGGCCGTGCAGCGGACGGGCAGCAGGCGGCGATCGACGCCGCGCGGCGCGGATGA
- a CDS encoding Smr/MutS family protein, with protein sequence MSDWPRHDEGEPDADAEELSAETVVELPLEDVLDLHGFPPRAVREIVLGYLDDAVAAGFPAVRIVHGRGMGVQREAVRALLARDGRVAEFSDASPAQGGRGATLVRFRRESR encoded by the coding sequence GTGAGCGACTGGCCTCGCCACGACGAGGGCGAGCCGGATGCGGACGCGGAGGAGCTCTCGGCCGAGACGGTCGTAGAGCTGCCGCTCGAAGACGTTCTCGACCTCCACGGCTTTCCGCCGCGCGCCGTGCGCGAGATCGTCCTCGGCTATCTCGACGACGCTGTCGCCGCGGGCTTTCCGGCCGTGCGGATCGTCCACGGCCGGGGGATGGGAGTGCAGCGTGAAGCGGTGCGCGCGCTGCTGGCGCGCGATGGGAGGGTGGCCGAATTCTCCGACGCATCCCCGGCCCAGGGCGGCCGTGGCGCGACGCTGGTCCGCTTCCGGCGCGAATCGCGATGA